A single window of Periplaneta americana isolate PAMFEO1 chromosome 14, P.americana_PAMFEO1_priV1, whole genome shotgun sequence DNA harbors:
- the LOC138713184 gene encoding G2/mitotic-specific cyclin-B-like, whose amino-acid sequence MAQRVRNTTQNHIRNQENVGLLPGKGVDVGAPVQKTNVKRSALTVIQNRNDKLPLSTVVSKNKPSAIQSKPSSSKLSQPVATAPVKPSTRDLEGVEDIDKDDKNDPYLLSEYVNDIYDYLRSLELQYPIRENYLQGQEVTSRMRSVLIDWLVDVHQQFHLLLETLYLTVAIIDRYLQEVNTTTRKKLQLVGVGSMFVACKYEEMFSPEVGDFVYICDNAYTKEEILSMEKNIIRTLNFNLSRPLPIHFLRRYSKAAHAQSVNHAMAKYILELSLIDYELCHISPSLISAASLYLGLWLYNTEKKAVWTKTLVHYSTYSFSDLKPIVKKLASILVQIGMSKCQAVPKKYSQSKMLKISTAPELKMASLRKLASS is encoded by the exons ATGGCCCAACGCGTTAGGAATACCACACAG aACCACATCAGAAAtcaagaaaatgtaggcctattgccaGGAAAGGGGGTTGATGTGGGTGCCCCAGTACAAAAAACAAATGTCAAACGCTCTGCTCTAACAGTCATTCAAAATAG GAATGACAAGCTTCCTCTGAGTACAGTTGTCTCCAAGAACAAGCCTTCAGCCATACAGAGTAAACCATCGAGTAGTAAATTGTCTCAGCCAGTTGCAACTGCACCAGTTAAACCCAGTACTCGGGATTTGGAGGGTGTGGAGGACATTGACAAAGACGACAAGAACGACCCTTATCTCCTATCTGAATATGTCAACGATATTTATGATTATCTAAGGTCCTTGGAG CTGCAATACCCCATACGAGAGAATTATTTGCAAGGCCAGGAAGTGACCAGCAGGATGCGATCAGTGTTGATTGATTGGCTTGTTGATGTGCACCAACAGTTTCACCTGTTGCTGGAAACTTTATACCTCACTGTGGCAATCATCGACAGGTACCTTCAG GAAGTTAATACAACCACACGAAAAAAACTACAGCTGGTGGGTGTTGGTTCGATGTTCGTAGCATGTAAATATGAAGAAATGTTTTCTCCAGAGGTGGGAGATTTTGTATACATCTGTGATAATGCATACACAAAAGAAGAAATCCTGAGCATGGAGAAGAACATCATCCGGACTTTAAATTTCAACTTATCTCGTCCACTTCCTATACATTTTTTACGACGTTACAGTAAGGCAGCCCAT GCTCAGTCGGTGAATCATGCTATGGCTAAGTACATCCTGGAACTAAGTCTGATAGATTACGAGCTGTGTCatatttcgccttcattaatttctgCTGCATCTTTGTATTTAGGACTGTG GCTGTACAATACTGAGAAGAAGGCTGTGTGGACAAAGACACTTGTGCATTACAGTACATACTCATTTAGTGACCTGAAACCTATTGTCAAGAAACTGGCCAGTATTCTGGTTCAGATAGGAATGTCTAAGTGTCAG